The Flavobacterium sp. 140616W15 sequence AAATCAAGGAAGAACTTATTCTTCGGCAGGAGAGACTTATCTTTTTGGGCAAACTGTTTCTCTTAATTCGAAGCCAGCCGATCAGATTAAAAGTTTTGATGAGCTTGTAAGGATATATTTTCAACACTTCGAATTATTGAACCGAAAAGCATTCGATGGGCAATTGAGAGGTTATGGTAACAACACTAAATTTTGTCCGTCTCCAATCTTAAATGTTCTTATGGATGATTGCTTAGCCAAAGGGCAGGATTTTTATAGTGGCGGGGCAAAATATAACATTTATGGGCCTTGTTACATTTCATTGAGCTCTACAATCAATTCGCTATATGCCATAAAAAAAATGGTGTTTGATGATAAAAATGCCGTAACAACATTAACAGAATTATTGGAATGTTTGTGTTGCGATTGGGGACATAAAATGACTGAACCATTTATTAGTAACTTGGCAGGCGAATCTAGAATTGCATCTCGTTCTGAGCGCTTCAAACAGCTTAGAGACTTTGCTTTAGCATTACCTCGTTATGGTAGAGGTCATAAGGAGATTGACGCTTTAGGAGATACTATTGTTGAGAATGTTGCCAAAATTTCGATGCAAACTTTTACAGAACCATGGTCACAATTATATGCAACCTTAAAAGATATGACTTCTCGCTTTGGTTCAGAAGAGTTCCCTTTTGGAATTCAAATTCAACCTGGTGTAGGAACATTTGAAAACCATGTTGAAATGGGAGCTTGGAATGGGGCCAGTGCTGATGGAAGACGATTAGGTACAACTGTAGCTTCTGATTTGAGTGCGATGCCTAGTCCTTCAGATTTACCCATTGAACATCAATATGCTGGTTTTGAGGAATCACTTGCAGGTTTTGAAGGCGTAGGAAGTGAAATGATGACTGATGGGGCACCTACAGATTTTAATATTGATGAAAATTTCCCTGTAGAAAAACTCATTAAGGTAATGAAACAATTCAGCCAAGGACAGTCTTCTAATATACTGACTGTTACTGTCGCCAATCCAACAACTTTTAGTGAGGCGGTAAATTCGCCAGAACAGTTTGATTTATTGCGTGTACGTACTGGTGGTTGGACAAACTTCTTCACTTCGGTTTTTCCAGTTGTACAAGAACAACATCAAAGAAGACCTGTATCTACTCCAGTGAATATTCATAAGGAAAAGAAGGCTATGTCAGGATGTCCTTTCCATCATAAAAAGGAACAAGCTGAAGTTGTTGAGGAAGAAGAAGAATAACTTTAGCCATACAATAGCGAATTGCTTTATACATAAAGTTTGATTCAAACTTCATGGTTAATTTCTAAAAGGAAACCATCTCAATACATTTTGAGATGGTTTTTTAATTTTATTTAATTATCTAATTAAATTTGGTTCAAAAGTACTATTTTGGCTACCTGAATACTAATTTTTTACTTAACTAACCATAAACCCACATCAATGAAAAGAGTACTATTAAGTCTCATTACAATTTATTTTATAAGCATTAACTGTTGTGAAGCTCAAAAAAAACAAAAGAAAACCAGATAGATACTGAGTTTTTTATTCCAATTGAAAAATCAAATCTTTATACCCGTGTTGTTGGTAATCCAGAAAAGCCTATAATTATAACATTACATGGCGGACCAGGAGCTTTTTCTGTAGATCATGAATTTTTCAGAAATATATTCGAAAAGGATTATTTAGTAGTTTATTTTGATCAAAGAGGAGGAGGAAAATCTGATGAATGTAAAGACAAATCGATGCTTACAACAGATCAGTTTGTTAAAGATTTAGATCAGGTTGTAGATTATATAAAAGAGAAATATCCAAACAAAAAGATCAATCTTTTAGGTACTTCTTGGGGTGGAACATACGGCTTTTTGTATTTGATAAAACATCAGGATAAAATTAATTCATTTATTAGTAGTTCTGGATTTGCGGATAGTCCACAAAGAAACTCCGCGTTGATATCACACGAGCGTAAATTGGCTAATGAACTTTTAAAAAGCACTACAGATTCTGTTAAGAAAAAAAGATTTACAACAATTCTAATAAAATTAGACGAAATTGAAAAAAGTGGATTCAAAAATTTCTTTAGCGACATGAATCTTATAAGATATGAATTTCCAAAAGATTTGGGGTTTGATGTTTATTGGGCTAGACCAGAATTAAAAGAAAAAAAGGATGAGTTACTTAAAGATACAGCTTTTTATGCTAGAGTAAAATACACTCCTGAACTTCTTGAAAAGGCAATTGAAAAGCTAGAATACATAAACGAAGTTTTTATGAATACGGAATCGTATAATAATCTGAATATACTTAATGAACTTACAGTAATCAAAAAACCTGTATTAGTTATTCAAGGAGAATATGATTATGCAATTGGAGTAGAGCAGGGAAGAACAATCTATAATGCGCTCAAAAATATTCCTAAAAAAGACAAAGAATTAGTATACCTAAAAAATGCTTCTCATAATACGCCATTTGAAGCACCAGAAGAATATTATGGTGCAATGAAAGCTTTTTTCAAAAAACACAACTAAAAAAAATAATCAAACATATTAGATGTTTTTTTTCTTTGCACAACTTCCTCTAGGTGAATTACCTTCATGAAGTACAATTTCAGAATGTAGAAACTGTGCTGCCTCAGCAGAATCTTTTACTTTGGTGGCACTACGTTCTAACATTTCTGATTCAAATTCAGTTAATACAGTTGCTCTTAATCCTGTTTTTCTCCATTCTGATAATGGGCCACATTTTTTTGAAATTATTCTTGCTAACATCAGTGCATCTAATAATGCCTGATTTGCTCCCTGTCCTTTAAACGGACTCATCGGATGAGCAGCATCTCCAATTAGAGTAACTTGCCCTGCTTTGTTAAATAGCTCAGGTTTAAGTAATTCTCGGTCATACACGGGATAACCTGAAATTTGAGCTTCTAGTGTTGCGGCAACTATCTGCGGAATTGGATTATGCCACTGAGTTCTGCGACAAGCTTCTTTTTGAGTGCTTGAGGTCCTTGAGCGCTTAATGCTTTAGCTTCATCTTCAGACATCGGAAAGCTAAGTTGCCACATCACCGAGTCTGCTGTATAAGGCATTATGTAGATTCGTTCATTACCATTGGCAGTTTGAAACACAGTAGCTGAATCTAATAAAGTACTTGTAAGACCTTCAAGAGCTTTTAAAGGACAGATACCTAATATGACAATACAGTCTAGATACCGTAACGGAGTAGGATCTTCACCAATGAGCAATTTTCTCACAGAACTGCGAATACCATCGGCTCCAACTACAAGATCAGCCTTTGAGTTTTTTATTTCTCCATTTACTTGAAATCTTAGATTAATACCTTCGTTTTGTGTTTCTTTAAAATCTATTAATTGATGTCCCCATTGTACAGCATCGTGTCCGCCAAGTTGTTTGAGTAATGCTAAGCGTAAAGCTTGTCTTGCGACATGTATGTTTGAACGTTTCGAAGATGTTGTTGCTTCAGGTTCCATCCATTTTCGGAGTCCCCATTCTCCTATAATTTTTCCTTCAGTAGTATGAACCACATGTTTTGTTGAGGTGACACCTTCATCTAAAGATTGAATCCCCAATCCTCGAATGGCTTTACTAGCTTGTTGTAAAGTTAGTCCGTAGCCTTGAGAACGCGCCTCGAAGTTGTTATCACGTTCATAAAGGGTGAACGGGATGCTGCGGTGCAAACATGCTGTAGCTAGTGCTACACCACCAATGCCGCCACCAATAATAGCAATGTGAGGGTAGTTTTCTGTATCAGCTAAAGGATGGGCAGTAGAAGGAATTAACCCTGATCCGGAACAGTTTAAACAAGAGTAGAGGTGTCCTTTAGGAGGTATAGGAGCTATTCCTTCTTTTGTTTTTTCAAATTGATCTAATGCTTTTTGGTAGTTTATTCGTGCTTTCTTGCTAATTCCTCGGTTTTTTTTACCTCGTCCTTGGCATTCTTGACAAATAGTCCAGCTAGTTTCTTCTTTTTTCACTTTTTTCTTTATTTTACTTGATCTTAAATCCCCTTTGTAAGAAAAAAATTAGTCGATACAATTGATGCTGAGTCTACTGATAAAGTAGTGTTTTATCTTTACTACTTCAGATGTAATTTAATCTGAGAAATTTATAACTTAAATTATTTGCCGATTGTGGCAAAGTGCAAATTTATGATAAAAGATTACTAGTGCAAAAAAAAAGTTTTTTTGAATTGATTTTCATTAGTAGTTTTCTAGGTCAAGATTAAAAAAAAAACTTTTTTTAAAATTCATTGAAAGAGACATACTGATATAAAAAACATATTACTATTATTAAGCAGAAAATACTTAGATAAAATTCGCATCTTTGAAAATGTAAAAGCCTTTAGGAAAATAATATTTAAATAATAATACGATAATAATTGATGGAAGAAAGTTTAAAAAATTATGAGAAAAGTATAGATAAAAAACATGGTTTTGGTTGGACACCAAAATATGAAGAAGAATTTAGAACTAACTTAAATGAGAAAGTATTTGTATCAATTGCTGAAAAAACATTTGAGAAGCTAAATTGGGATTTAGTTTATAAAGAAGACAAAGTCATTGAAGCTAAAAGAAAAGAAAGCAATTTTGGAGTTGAAAAATGGACTGAAGCTATTTCAATTAATTTTAGTCATGGAAAAATTATTGTAAAAAGTGAATCTTTAGGAAATGAAATTTGGGATAACGGTAAAAATTCAAAAAGAGTTAAACTATTTATCCATGCTTTTAAAGAGATTGAAAAAAGTTTTGACAGAGAATCACTTGAAAGGCTAGAAGTTGAAATTGATAGAAAAAATAATTGGGATGATTATTTAATCCCTGAAAATCTTTCTAGACCCAATGAAATAAAAAAAGCAAATTTTACAATTCTATTAATTGGTGGTTTTTTGATTTCTGTCGTATTAGCTTTTATTCTGGCTCAAATATCTGTAATCGGAATGTATGTTATTGTTTTAGTTGAATATGGAGTTGCCTTAGCAATTGCTTTTTCATTAAAATGGTTAATAGAAATTTCTAATTTTACGGAATTGAATAAACTTAGATATTTACTTATTGGAATAATTATTTTAACATATTTATTGAATCAATATTTTCAATATGAAATAATTATAAGAGAAAATAATTATGACAGAATAGGTTTTTTAGAGTTCATTAAACTTCGTTTAGAGGAAGGGTTAATTATTAAAAAAACAAATACAGGTTGGATTGGATTAGTAATTAGTTGGATTTTACAATTTGTGATTACTTATTATATTGCCTTATTAAGGTTGATTTCTAATGTTGCATCATATCAATTGAGAAGAGTTCCTGTAGATGTTATTGATTTCGCTTTTTATCATTTTGTGAAAAATAAAACAGAAGGAGAAGTTAGAAAAGAATTATCTCAAAAAGGTTGGACTGTCAGACAAAATCAAGATGAGGTTTTTGAAGCCATTAATGCACTTAGCGAACTTAAACAATTAAATAGATAAAATAAATAATGAATTTTAGTAATAGTATTGTTCGAGTAAAAATGCTTGATATAGAGTTAAATAGACTTTTAAAAAAAGTAAAGATTCGTTGTGTTAAACCATAATTATTTTAAATGAAAGTTATAACAACAATTATTAAATACCTAATATGGCTTCTTTTAAGTATATTTTCAGGAATGGGATGGATGAGAATAGAACTTGGAAAACCGATTATAGCAACAGGTTTTTTTTCCATACTTAATGGATTAGATGAATTTATAATAGTTTGGATAGGTGGATTTATTGGAGTGATTTCTTTTATTCCGTTTGTATTAATAGACATATGTTACATTAAAATAAAAATACAAACTAAACTAAATCAAAATATTATGAGAATTTTTACTATTCTTGTTTTAAGCGCAATAGTTACATTAATTCATTATATTTTAGAATTCGGACTAAATTGGATATAAGTTTGGTTTTCACTCGTTTCAAAATTTTAGCGAAAATGAAATAGAATTAAGATAGATAAGTTTGTAAAGTCATTGCTTAAACTCTCATAATTTGAGGTATGCTTAATTGTGACAAGAGGCTGAAAAGGGATTATGAGGAGTTTTTAGTTCTGGTATAAATACGGGGACATAAAAAGAAATAAATAATTATGAAAAAAACACTTGTTTTGATAATTCTAAGCGGCCTTATTTTATCTTTTTGTATTCTTAAGCCTGCAAATAATAGATCAGATTATTCATTGGTATTTGTAAAGGAGATTTATATTGATAGGGGTAACAATGAAGACGAAAAGGATATTAGAAATTCGATAGGTATTTTTCCTAAAAATAATGATACTATAACTGTTTATCAATTGAATCCTGACTTGACCGAAAAAGCACAAAAATTTTCTTATTGGGTTAAAAATAAAAACAATAATTCAATTGTATTTAAATGTACCGAATCTGAAGAAAGTATAACAGTCGTTTTCGATAAAAATAATACAGTTATAGTTGAAAATGATGTATATACTCTCAATAATGAATATCATAAATTTTTAAAACAAAAAATACTGCTAGAAAATTCAGTTTTAGATTTAGCATATTTTTTAAAAGATGGATATGGAGATTATTCACAATCACTTGAGCCATTAAATAAAAATTGGAGAAATCAGAAAGAAAATAATACACATAGAATAATTAGTGCAAAAATTAAAAATAAAAATTTTCAAACTGATAATCAATTTTTCAATTACTCTATCCATTATATGTATGATAACAAGGGGAAATTATTAAGTATTTTAGGTGGAAATAGATATAATAAAAAGTTTCTATTAGAGAATAAGCATTTTACAAAATGGGCTATAGAAAATGTTGTAAATGAACGAAGTAATTCAGAAAGTATATCGTTTATAAATAAAAAAACATTATTTGATTCTATATCGGGAAGTTGGACTCAAAATTCTACAGGAAGAACATCCTATTTTTTAAAGTATCAATCTGAACTGAAACATGTAGATGTTACTAAGAGACCTAATCAGCTAGAAGAAATAATTCAATTATTAAATCTAAAAAAAGAAGATTTTGAATAAAAGTTATTATAAGCATTACAAAAAGGAGTACAATTGGATAACGAATAAATAACGAAATGAAAAAAGAAAAAACTTTTTCAGAACATTTATTAAAAGCAATTGTAGTTGCAATAGGTGTTGCTTTGTTTGGTGCTGTATTTGTAGTTGCTGCATTCAAGGATTTATATGCCGGGTATGTCGCTTTATTCGTTTTTGGGAGCCTATTTTTTGGAACAATATTTTTTATTTTATTTATATATTCTTTAGATCTATACAGAAACTAAAATGGTTTTTTGGTAGTATTACTGTTTTAGGATCTATAATTATTATAGCGACTTGCAACCTTGATATTTATTTTAAAAATTTATTTAATAATACATCATTACCTCCCGAATATAATGAATATCAAGATTTAGAAAGTAAAGCTGTTTTACAGTTTAAGAACAAAAAAATGAGACTTTTACTTGATTGTGATAAGGATTTGGAACAGTATATGACTATTCAAAATAATTTAATAGTAGGAGCCTCCGATTGCAAATTACTTAATGAAGGACGAATAAGTGGTAAAATATATTATAAATTTGATAGTCTCGGTAATATTACAGCAAAATATAAACCATCTGAAAGTGATGAGATTTTTTTTGAAGGATATCTGATTAATGTTGATGAAAATTATTATAGAACCTGGGCTTTAGATGGGGATACCTTAAAACGCAAAATTAAAACATACAACGAGAATTTTAATTTAGATACAATAAAACAAAGCGACTTCGTTAGAAAAATTTATGAAAAAGCAGATTTTATATTTTCAACTGATTGTTATATAAGTACGAATACATCCCTTAAAAAATTCCAAAAAGTAATATTTTGGGATAATAATAAATGGAATGCATTTTATGATGATAGAAAAACTCATCAAGTTTTTAAAAGTAAAGGTGTAGTAGCTAATCGTTTGGTAATAAGTGATTCAACAGTTAAGAATGTATTGGGGACACATTATATTGAAGATATTCAGTACAAGTATTTTCAAAAGTCAAAGTTGAGGCGCTATAATTCTGGAAGGGAATTTTGGGAAGGTTTTTTATATACTAATATTGTTATTGGGAATGACACCTTAAAAATTAAGAAATTTTTTTTTATAGATAGTGATGGAAGTAAAAAGAATATAAAAATTAATGGGAAAGCTGTTAGAGATTCATTATTTAAAGTCTTAAAGAATGTACCTTATTACTATTATAGTAACCCAAATAATAAATATCAATTGTTTACAGATGAACCCTTTAAATTGTATGTAATAAAAAATTCTGTATAAAAATAAGATAAACAAAAATAGAAGTTAATTAAATAAGTAAAATTAAAGATTGAAAAAGAGTGATATTAGAAAATCATTTGTGTATAAAGAAAGTACAACTAAAAGTCAATCTAATATTTGTTAAAACAAAACAGTAGCCTAATGAATAAAAATGATATTATAAATATAAAATCAATAATAATTGGGGCAATTATTTCATTGATTATTACAAGCTGTATTTTTTCAAAAGGCTTTATAAGTTTTGGAGCAGCAGTTGTAGCTTTAGTTCTTTTTTTTGTATTCTTTATCTTGTCTTTTATAATCGTCAGACTTATTTTGAAGGCAAAAGGATAAGATCATTGATTAGATGTTAATGATTGGAATGGGCATAAAACATTATGGAATTTGGCGTTTTTATAAAGAATGTATTAAACAATAAGAACAATACATTGTGAAAAAAATTAAATGATGAATTTAAACATATTCAAGATTATAATACTATATCTTTTTGTTTCCTGTAAAAGTTATCATGTTGAAAATAGATATGAAGATAATCATGATGGCATTAACTACATAACAAAGGACTTTCAGTATTTAAAAATCGGTAAAAAATCTGGGATGTATATATATCCTAAATTAAATTTCATGTATACTTTAAAAAAAGGAAAGTTAGATGGGGAGATGAGTTTTATTAAACAAAAAGATACGTTGTATTTCTGCCATTATGATAAAAATAAACCTGTTGGCAAGTATATTAATAAATTATATTTAGAAAAAAATAGCACTTATCGTCTTATAATGACTATGAATCCTGCGATTATTATTGATGGAGAAGGAGTATTTAACACTAATCATAACAAAGAAGGTTATTGGAAAGAATATAATGGAATTTGTTTTAAAGATGGAAATTATGCCAATGGTTTGAGAAATGGCTTGTGGAAAGAAGATTGCTTTAATGACGCAGGGACTTATGAAGACAAAAAAAATGTTATTTATAAAAATGATTCAATAGTTAGTTTTATAGAGAATTAAGCTCTTTATGTGATTACAAGAATAAATACTAAATCAAATTAGGATATAAAAAAGTACGAGAAAAGCTCAAAATGTATATAAAGATATTTAATAAAAATCTACATTAAATTTT is a genomic window containing:
- a CDS encoding alpha/beta hydrolase, which translates into the protein MTLHGGPGAFSVDHEFFRNIFEKDYLVVYFDQRGGGKSDECKDKSMLTTDQFVKDLDQVVDYIKEKYPNKKINLLGTSWGGTYGFLYLIKHQDKINSFISSSGFADSPQRNSALISHERKLANELLKSTTDSVKKKRFTTILIKLDEIEKSGFKNFFSDMNLIRYEFPKDLGFDVYWARPELKEKKDELLKDTAFYARVKYTPELLEKAIEKLEYINEVFMNTESYNNLNILNELTVIKKPVLVIQGEYDYAIGVEQGRTIYNALKNIPKKDKELVYLKNASHNTPFEAPEEYYGAMKAFFKKHN